The DNA segment GCGGATGGATGATCCAGTATTCTTTCACGCCGTGCGTCTCGTAGAGCGCCTGCTTTTCCCGCATGTCCTTGGCGGCTGTCCCCGGGGAGACTATTTCCACCACGAGATCCGGCGCGCCCAGGCACCCCCGTTCGTCCAGCTTCTTTGCGTCGCAGACCACGGATATATCCGGCTGCACCACGGTGGTGATTTCGT comes from the Spirochaetota bacterium genome and includes:
- a CDS encoding Uma2 family endonuclease, encoding EITTVVQPDISVVCDAKKLDERGCLGAPDLVVEIVSPGTAAKDMREKQALYETHGVKEYWIIHPLEETLMVFYRGKDKLYSRPVIYSPPDTVKVKTLKGLSVNLTDLFRE